Proteins encoded together in one Oncorhynchus mykiss isolate Arlee chromosome 7, USDA_OmykA_1.1, whole genome shotgun sequence window:
- the LOC110528383 gene encoding choline/ethanolaminephosphotransferase 1 isoform X1, which produces MSTTGYQQQQGGVRTRRGPVKERDPGQGVGMEAACWLSPGALRRLIELPTPPLDRQQLKRLEEHRYSSAGHSLLEPLMQCYWEWLVGHVPTWIAPNLITIVGLATNVFTTLVLVYYCPTATEQAPLWAYLLCAVGLFVYQSLDAIDGKQARRTNSSSPLGELFDHGCDSLSTVFVVLGTSIAVQLGTNPDWMFFCCFAGMFMFYCAHWQTYVSGTLRFGIIDVTEVQIFIIIMYLLAAVGGSAFWQSLIPVINIQMKIVPAICTFLGAIFSCTNYFRVIFTGGVGKNGSTIAGTSVLSPVLHIGSVIILAMMIYKKSAIQLFEKHPCVYILAFGFVSAKITNKLVVAHMTKSEMHLHDIAFLGPGLLFLDQYFNSFIDEYLVLWIAVILSFVDLVRYCVSVCNQIASHLHIFVFRIKPLTPSTLQ; this is translated from the exons ATGAGCACCACTGGGTACCAGCAGCAGCAGGGGGGTGTTCGGACACGCCGAGGCCCAGTCAAGGAGAGGGATCCTGGGCAGGGTGTGGGCATGGAGGCGGCCTGCTGGCTGTCCCCTGGAGCCCTGCGCAGGCTGATTGAGCTGCCCACTCCCCCGCTCGACCGCCAACAGCTGAAGAGACTGGAGGAACACAG GTACAGCAGTGCAGGTCACTCCCTGTTGGAGCCTCTGATGCAGTGCTACTGGGAGTGGCTGGTGGGCCATGTGCCCACCTGGATTGCCCCCAACCTCATCACCATCGTGGGCCTGGCCACCAATGTATTCACCACCCTGGTGCTGGTCTACTACTGCCCCACTGCCACTGAACAG GCACCGCTGTGGGCATACCTGCTGTGTGCGGTGGGCCTGTTTGTGTACCAATCACTGGATGCCATTGATGGGAAGCAGGCCAGACGAACTAATAGCAGCTCTCCGCTGGGTGAACTGTTTGACCACGGCTGTGACTCCCTCTCCACAG tgttTGTGGTCCTGGGCACCAGTATAGCAGTGCAGCTGGGCACCAACCCTGACTGGATGTTCTTCTGTTGTTTCGCTGGCATGTTCATGTTCTACTGTGCCCACTGGCAGACATACGTCTCCGGCACCCTGCGCTTCGGCAT CATTGACGTGACTGAGGTGCAAATCTTCATTATAATCATGTATTTGCTGGCCGCCGTGGGAGGATCCGCTTTTTGGCAGTCACTG ATCCCAGTCATAAACATCCAGATGAAAATAGTTCCAGCCATCTGCACTTTCTTAGGGGCCATCTTTTCCTGTACTAATTACTTCCGGGTTATATTTACCGGAGGTGTGGGCAAAAATGGATCAACAATAGCA ggAACCAGTGTCCTATCTCCCGTGTTACATATAGGCTCAGTAATAATACTGGCCATGATGATCTATAAGAAGTCCGCTATCCAGCTCTTTGAGAAGCACCCCTGTGTTTATATCCTGGCCTTTGGTTTTGTGTCAGCCAAGATCACCAACAAATTAGTT GTAGCACATATGACAAAGAGTGAGATGCATCTACATGATATAGCATTCCTGGGGCCAGGCCTGCTGTTCCTGGACCAGTATTTCAACAGTTTTATTGATGAATACCTGGTGCTGTGGATTGCAgtg ATCCTGTCTTTCGTTGACTTGGTGCGTTACTGTGTCAGTGTTTGCAACCAGATCGCCTCCCATCTTCACATCTTTGTCTTCAGAATCAAGCCATTGACCCCCTCCACCCTTCAGTGA
- the LOC110528383 gene encoding choline/ethanolaminephosphotransferase 1 isoform X2 yields MSTTGYQQQQGGVRTRRGPVKERDPGQGVGMEAACWLSPGALRRLIELPTPPLDRQQLKRLEEHRYSSAGHSLLEPLMQCYWEWLVGHVPTWIAPNLITIVGLATNVFTTLVLVYYCPTATEQAPLWAYLLCAVGLFVYQSLDAIDGKQARRTNSSSPLGELFDHGCDSLSTVFVVLGTSIAVQLGTNPDWMFFCCFAGMFMFYCAHWQTYVSGTLRFGIFDITELQICLALLQMLTATVGPFLWNVTIPVINIQMKIVPAICTFLGAIFSCTNYFRVIFTGGVGKNGSTIAGTSVLSPVLHIGSVIILAMMIYKKSAIQLFEKHPCVYILAFGFVSAKITNKLVVAHMTKSEMHLHDIAFLGPGLLFLDQYFNSFIDEYLVLWIAVILSFVDLVRYCVSVCNQIASHLHIFVFRIKPLTPSTLQ; encoded by the exons ATGAGCACCACTGGGTACCAGCAGCAGCAGGGGGGTGTTCGGACACGCCGAGGCCCAGTCAAGGAGAGGGATCCTGGGCAGGGTGTGGGCATGGAGGCGGCCTGCTGGCTGTCCCCTGGAGCCCTGCGCAGGCTGATTGAGCTGCCCACTCCCCCGCTCGACCGCCAACAGCTGAAGAGACTGGAGGAACACAG GTACAGCAGTGCAGGTCACTCCCTGTTGGAGCCTCTGATGCAGTGCTACTGGGAGTGGCTGGTGGGCCATGTGCCCACCTGGATTGCCCCCAACCTCATCACCATCGTGGGCCTGGCCACCAATGTATTCACCACCCTGGTGCTGGTCTACTACTGCCCCACTGCCACTGAACAG GCACCGCTGTGGGCATACCTGCTGTGTGCGGTGGGCCTGTTTGTGTACCAATCACTGGATGCCATTGATGGGAAGCAGGCCAGACGAACTAATAGCAGCTCTCCGCTGGGTGAACTGTTTGACCACGGCTGTGACTCCCTCTCCACAG tgttTGTGGTCCTGGGCACCAGTATAGCAGTGCAGCTGGGCACCAACCCTGACTGGATGTTCTTCTGTTGTTTCGCTGGCATGTTCATGTTCTACTGTGCCCACTGGCAGACATACGTCTCCGGCACCCTGCGCTTCGGCAT ATTTGATATTACAGAGTTACAGATCTGTCTAGCGCTGTTACAGATGCTGACAGCCACTGTAGGCCCCTTCTTGTGGAACGTGACG ATCCCAGTCATAAACATCCAGATGAAAATAGTTCCAGCCATCTGCACTTTCTTAGGGGCCATCTTTTCCTGTACTAATTACTTCCGGGTTATATTTACCGGAGGTGTGGGCAAAAATGGATCAACAATAGCA ggAACCAGTGTCCTATCTCCCGTGTTACATATAGGCTCAGTAATAATACTGGCCATGATGATCTATAAGAAGTCCGCTATCCAGCTCTTTGAGAAGCACCCCTGTGTTTATATCCTGGCCTTTGGTTTTGTGTCAGCCAAGATCACCAACAAATTAGTT GTAGCACATATGACAAAGAGTGAGATGCATCTACATGATATAGCATTCCTGGGGCCAGGCCTGCTGTTCCTGGACCAGTATTTCAACAGTTTTATTGATGAATACCTGGTGCTGTGGATTGCAgtg ATCCTGTCTTTCGTTGACTTGGTGCGTTACTGTGTCAGTGTTTGCAACCAGATCGCCTCCCATCTTCACATCTTTGTCTTCAGAATCAAGCCATTGACCCCCTCCACCCTTCAGTGA